Proteins encoded by one window of Glycine soja cultivar W05 chromosome 15, ASM419377v2, whole genome shotgun sequence:
- the LOC114386274 gene encoding serine/threonine/tyrosine-protein kinase HT1-like, whose protein sequence is MGKLSIKLHDKCKNRKESSSWPLTKCFHHGSGRDYAIGITQEWGIDFSNLFIGHKFSQGAHSQIYHGIYKKEHAAVKFVKVRYNDQKGIPKSLLEAQFLREVTHLPRLHHQNVVKFIGAYKDTDFYCILTEYQQKGSLRVYLNKLESKPISLKRVIDFALDIARGMEYIHAQGIIHRDLKPENVLVDGEIRLKIADFGIACEASKCDSLRGTYRWMAPEMIKGKRYGRKVDVYSFGLILWELVSGTVPFEGLSPIQVAVAVADRNSRPIIPSHCPHVLSDLIKQCWELKPEKRPEFCQIVRVLEQLDQGCSFLPPKKLKQHPLSLRKW, encoded by the coding sequence ATGGGGAAGTTATCAATCAAATTGCACGATAAGTGCAAGAACCGCAAGGAATCATCATCATGGCCATTAACAAAGTGTTTTCACCATGGTAGTGGAAGAGATTATGCAATTGGAATTACACAAGAATGGGGTATTGACTTTTCTAATCTCTTCATTGGGCACAAGTTTTCTCAAGGTGCTCATAGTCAAATTTACCATGGTATATACAAAAAGGAACATGCTGCTGTTAAATTCGTCAAGGTTCGATATAATGATCAAAAGGGAATCCCAAAATCCCTTTTAGAGGCTCAATTTTTAAGAGAAGTCACACATCTACCTCGTCTCCACCATCAAAATGTTGTGAAGTTCATAGGTGCATACAAAGACACTGATTTTTATTGCATTCTCACGGAGTATCAGCAAAAGGGGTCTTTAAGGGTGTATTTGAACAAGTTAGAGTCCAAGCCAATTTCTCTGAAGAGGGTGATAGATTTTGCTTTGGATATTGCTCGTGGAATGGAGTATATACATGCACAAGGGATCATTCATAGAGACCTTAAACCGGAGAATGTACTTGTTGATGGGGAAATTCGCCTCAAAATTGCTGATTTTGGCATTGCTTGTGAGGCTTCGAAGTGTGACTCCTTGAGGGGTACGTACCGTTGGATGGCGCCAGAGATGATCAAAGGCAAACGCTATGGGAGAAAGGTTGATGTGTACAGTTTTGGGCTTATCTTGTGGGAGTTGGTGAGTGGAACAGTACCATTTGAGGGCTTGAGTCCAATCCAGGTTGCTGTTGCTGTTGCAGATAGGAATTCAAGGCCAATTATTCCTTCACATTGCCCACATGTTTTGAGTGATTTGATAAAGCAGTGTTGGGAATTGAAACCAGAGAAGAGGCCTGAGTTCTGCCAGATTGTTCGAGTTTTGGAGCAATTAGATCAAGGCTGCAGCTTCTTGCCCCCCAAGAAACTCAAGCAACACCCTCTTTCATTACGAAAATGGTAA